The following are from one region of the Stanieria sp. NIES-3757 genome:
- a CDS encoding response regulator receiver protein yields MTNDKIVDILLIEDSYSDAYLTQETLSESSIPHQIHWVKNGVEAIDFLKRQGDYTKAPRPDLILLDLNLPKKNGREVLSQIKKDEHLKTIPAIVLTTSADERDILGSYQLQANCYLIKPLDLEDFITLIQSIDRFWLTAVIYPAKP; encoded by the coding sequence ATGACCAATGACAAAATTGTTGACATCCTATTAATAGAAGACTCTTACAGCGATGCTTATCTCACCCAAGAAACTTTGAGTGAAAGTAGTATTCCCCATCAAATCCATTGGGTTAAAAATGGTGTCGAAGCAATTGACTTTCTCAAGCGACAGGGAGATTATACTAAAGCACCTCGTCCCGATTTAATTCTTTTAGACCTCAATTTACCAAAAAAAAATGGTCGAGAGGTACTGAGTCAGATTAAAAAAGACGAACACTTAAAAACAATTCCTGCGATCGTGTTGACTACTTCGGCGGACGAACGAGATATTTTAGGAAGTTATCAATTACAAGCCAATTGCTATTTAATTAAACCACTCGACTTAGAGGATTTTATTACTTTAATTCAATCTATCGATCGCTTTTGGTTAACTGCCGTCATTTATCCTGCTAAACCGTAG
- a CDS encoding putative addiction module toxin, Txe/YoeB, translated as MKLIFAEKAWEDYLYWQRCDPAPTQGARERATRQQTDKKILKRINTLIRDIQRNPFEGIGDPEPLKYNWSGFWSRRITKEHRLVYAVEKDAILIAQYRFHY; from the coding sequence ATGAAGCTGATATTTGCTGAAAAAGCCTGGGAAGATTATTTATATTGGCAGCGTTGCGACCCCGCGCCGACGCAAGGCGCAAGGGAACGCGCAACAAGACAGCAAACAGATAAAAAAATTCTCAAGCGTATCAATACCCTCATTAGAGATATTCAGAGAAATCCTTTTGAAGGAATTGGCGACCCCGAACCACTAAAATATAATTGGTCTGGCTTTTGGTCGAGAAGAATTACTAAAGAACATCGACTTGTTTATGCAGTAGAAAAAGATGCAATATTAATTGCTCAATATAGATTTCATTATTAA
- a CDS encoding multi-sensor signal transduction histidine kinase, with product MVIPISLLLVEDNPADAYLLIEMLEEAEQWEIVSAKSLKSALELLGNSSFALVLLDLSLPDSKGLNTITRIQTVAPDLPIVVLTGTDDRELALQTIVRGAQDYLVKGKISPDVLVRVIHYAIERGKILQQLQAEILERQRSEEILRLIVQGTASVTGKDFFRSLVSSLAEALRVRYAFISECLDSPPMRVRAFAFWNGTDFGENFEYDLQGTPCETVMNGRACQYYPEQIQSLFPEERELVTLSAQSYAGIPLFNSKNELLGHLAVLDDRPMENENRYRAVLEIFAARAAAEMERQQAEEALQFSEEKFATAFRASPDALALSTLDNGCYIEVNQSWLQMFDYSQAEAIGHSALELKIWANPEDRKRVQQLLKTQRNITNCEFEFAKKSGERFSGLFSAEIIQLRDELSLLTAITDITPLKQAEKALARLAEIGELAATIVHEVRNPLTTILMGLNSFKRLNLAPRFLEYLNLALEEADRLQRLLEQILLYAKPQKLQRSLLELNNFITEMLIPLKNMPSGVGKQLNFIASPIPISISADKDKLKQVLINLTSNAFEAVKQGETVTISVREIIPHQVQIQVHNSGEPIPPEVLSNLTKPFYTTKSTGNGLGLAIVKRIVEAHEGELSIESSSTIGTQVTVKLPY from the coding sequence ATGGTTATTCCTATCTCTTTATTACTCGTTGAAGATAATCCTGCTGATGCTTATCTGCTGATCGAAATGTTGGAAGAAGCGGAACAATGGGAAATCGTTTCTGCCAAGTCTCTTAAGTCAGCCCTAGAATTGCTCGGTAATTCGAGTTTTGCGTTAGTTTTATTAGACCTTTCCCTGCCCGATTCTAAAGGATTAAATACCATTACTCGCATCCAAACTGTAGCCCCAGATTTACCTATTGTCGTGCTAACAGGAACAGATGATCGCGAACTAGCATTACAAACAATAGTACGAGGAGCGCAAGATTATTTAGTTAAAGGAAAAATTTCTCCTGATGTATTGGTAAGAGTAATTCATTACGCGATCGAGCGGGGTAAAATTCTCCAACAACTGCAAGCTGAAATTCTCGAACGTCAACGCTCGGAAGAAATACTGCGCCTAATTGTCCAAGGTACAGCTTCTGTAACAGGAAAAGATTTTTTTCGCTCTTTAGTTAGTTCCTTAGCAGAAGCATTAAGAGTGCGCTATGCCTTTATTAGCGAGTGTTTAGACTCTCCACCGATGCGAGTTCGCGCCTTTGCCTTTTGGAATGGTACTGATTTTGGCGAAAATTTTGAGTATGATTTACAGGGTACACCCTGCGAAACAGTTATGAATGGTAGGGCTTGCCAATATTATCCCGAACAAATCCAGTCTTTATTTCCCGAAGAGCGAGAATTAGTTACCTTATCAGCCCAAAGCTATGCAGGTATTCCTTTATTCAACTCCAAAAATGAACTTTTAGGACATCTGGCAGTTTTAGACGATCGCCCGATGGAGAATGAAAACCGCTATCGAGCCGTATTAGAGATTTTTGCTGCTCGTGCTGCTGCGGAGATGGAACGCCAACAAGCAGAAGAGGCTTTACAATTTTCTGAAGAAAAGTTTGCTACTGCCTTTCGTGCTTCTCCCGACGCACTCGCCCTAAGCACCCTTGATAATGGATGCTACATCGAAGTTAATCAGAGTTGGTTGCAAATGTTTGATTATAGCCAAGCAGAAGCGATCGGACATAGTGCGCTTGAACTGAAAATTTGGGCAAATCCAGAAGACAGAAAGCGAGTCCAACAATTACTCAAAACTCAAAGAAACATTACTAATTGCGAGTTTGAATTTGCTAAAAAGTCTGGGGAAAGATTTAGCGGGTTATTTTCCGCAGAAATCATTCAATTAAGAGATGAACTCTCTTTGTTAACTGCAATTACTGATATTACTCCCCTCAAACAGGCAGAAAAAGCCCTCGCCAGATTGGCAGAAATAGGGGAATTAGCAGCTACTATTGTCCATGAAGTGCGCAATCCGTTGACCACAATTTTAATGGGGTTAAATTCCTTCAAAAGACTTAATCTTGCTCCTAGATTTCTAGAATATCTTAACTTAGCTCTGGAAGAAGCAGACCGCCTACAACGCTTATTAGAGCAAATCTTACTCTATGCCAAACCCCAGAAACTACAGCGATCGCTCTTAGAACTGAATAATTTTATTACCGAGATGCTGATACCGCTTAAAAATATGCCCTCTGGTGTGGGAAAACAACTTAATTTTATTGCTAGTCCCATTCCCATAAGCATTTCAGCCGACAAAGACAAGTTAAAACAAGTATTAATTAATCTAACTTCTAATGCCTTTGAAGCAGTCAAACAAGGAGAAACTGTTACTATTTCAGTTCGAGAAATAATTCCTCATCAAGTTCAAATTCAAGTTCATAACAGTGGCGAACCAATACCCCCCGAAGTTTTATCAAATCTTACCAAACCCTTCTACACCACCAAATCAACTGGTAATGGCTTAGGACTAGCGATCGTCAAGCGGATTGTAGAAGCCCATGAGGGAGAATTAAGTATCGAGTCATCCTCTACAATTGGGACGCAAGTAACAGTAAAGTTACCATACTAA
- a CDS encoding MscS Mechanosensitive ion channel, whose translation MFKRRVLFIRWIILLINGCLIVLLLASIPVNAQLSNSQGKIGSSPSTTIGAQEIITMTPVQLDGRTLFTIAGMSSNDQKNTAPLDNRAEFIEESLYKLLEEDFNAESLRVEVHDKGDHTKIVASDNGKLKNVPLFILTPLDARVAGFTLEESSNYIAQVTQKALRQAWQERQPAYLRRQVKLAGILVVSTIALSTIIWLLQKQLKKKEAVLREQKTSCDLRMTANLIRTAEVSEAMRMDEEEVSSTEYCHTLATEQLHNRRMLSSQGLQSYLLQVTQGLIWLGVIALILGLFPFTRAWEWTVLELPLLLGVFLVAIALSKGSGILVDRTLEQWLQYRKNLSPQQLERWLLRANSFAPIIKGAIATVLITTALLFILSRLNIPLAPILAGAGILSLAISLGSQRLIADLISGTLILIEDQYAIGDFVTLNENAFGRVERLNLRATSLRNRQGNLISLSNSDIKQVNNLSKDWARAKLYVPVHYSADVDRTIEVVQQVIDQMQADSFWGELIQEAEIRGVEEIDGYGFTIGVRFQTKPGVFRKVIRECRRRLKPAFDKAKIQFAERPIYQSMQTSN comes from the coding sequence ATGTTTAAGCGTCGCGTTCTCTTCATTCGCTGGATAATTCTATTAATTAACGGTTGCTTGATTGTTTTATTACTGGCATCAATTCCTGTAAATGCTCAATTATCTAATAGTCAAGGAAAAATTGGTAGTTCTCCGAGTACTACTATCGGCGCACAGGAAATTATTACTATGACACCTGTACAACTTGATGGTAGAACTTTGTTTACAATTGCAGGGATGAGTTCTAACGATCAGAAAAATACCGCACCTTTAGATAATCGCGCTGAATTTATTGAAGAGTCTTTATACAAATTATTAGAAGAAGATTTCAATGCAGAAAGTTTGAGAGTTGAAGTACATGATAAGGGAGATCATACAAAAATTGTGGCTTCTGATAATGGCAAGCTGAAAAATGTTCCTTTGTTTATTTTGACTCCTTTAGATGCGCGAGTAGCAGGATTTACCTTAGAAGAATCTTCTAACTATATTGCTCAAGTAACTCAAAAAGCTTTAAGGCAAGCATGGCAAGAAAGACAACCAGCTTATCTGCGACGACAAGTAAAATTAGCAGGGATTTTAGTTGTAAGTACGATCGCTTTAAGTACGATTATTTGGCTTTTACAGAAACAACTAAAAAAAAAAGAAGCGGTATTAAGAGAACAAAAAACCTCCTGCGATCTCAGAATGACAGCTAATCTTATACGGACGGCTGAAGTGTCGGAGGCAATGAGGATGGATGAAGAGGAAGTAAGTTCTACGGAATACTGTCATACACTTGCAACCGAACAACTACATAATCGTCGGATGCTTAGTAGTCAAGGCTTACAAAGTTATTTACTACAAGTAACTCAGGGTTTAATTTGGCTTGGAGTAATTGCTTTGATCTTAGGATTATTTCCTTTTACTCGTGCTTGGGAATGGACTGTTTTAGAATTACCTTTATTATTAGGTGTTTTCCTAGTGGCGATCGCCTTATCTAAAGGAAGTGGTATTTTGGTTGATCGTACTTTAGAACAATGGTTACAATACCGTAAAAACCTATCTCCACAGCAACTAGAACGATGGTTGTTACGGGCTAATAGTTTTGCACCTATTATTAAAGGAGCGATCGCAACAGTTTTAATTACAACAGCATTATTATTTATTTTATCTAGATTGAATATTCCTTTAGCTCCCATCCTGGCAGGGGCGGGTATTCTCAGTTTAGCTATTTCCCTGGGTTCGCAGCGATTGATTGCAGATTTGATTAGCGGTACATTAATTTTAATTGAAGACCAATATGCGATCGGAGATTTTGTTACTCTTAATGAGAATGCTTTTGGTCGGGTGGAACGTCTTAACTTACGTGCTACATCTTTGCGTAACCGACAAGGTAATCTGATTAGTCTTTCTAATAGCGATATCAAACAGGTTAATAATCTTTCTAAAGACTGGGCGCGAGCGAAATTATATGTTCCCGTTCATTATAGTGCTGATGTCGATCGCACGATTGAAGTCGTTCAACAAGTAATTGATCAGATGCAAGCTGATAGTTTCTGGGGTGAACTCATTCAGGAAGCAGAAATCAGGGGAGTGGAAGAGATCGACGGTTATGGTTTTACGATTGGTGTACGCTTTCAAACCAAACCAGGAGTATTCCGTAAGGTAATTCGTGAATGTCGTCGTCGTCTCAAACCTGCTTTTGATAAGGCTAAAATTCAGTTTGCCGAACGTCCGATTTATCAATCTATGCAGACAAGTAATTAA
- a CDS encoding multi-sensor signal transduction multi-kinase: protein MNFIPGYEVVELLDESSKSLVYRGWRIKDRLPVILKILNSYSSVEDIARFRLEYEITRSFNLEGVVKAYGLEAYNSNLAIVLEDFGGKSLNKLISHQKFSLKESLELAKEIALILGQIHLQKIVHKDINPSNIVFNPATKQLKLIDFGIASDLSTDNYIITYPHILEGSLAYISPEQTGRMNRHLDYRTDFYSLGITLYQLLCDRLPFTGTEPIELLHCHLAKQAITPREINQQIPTVVSNLVMKLLAKNPEERYQSSWGICQDLEECLQQLETNNTVEDFVLASQDIVEKWQLSEKLYGRKKELFLILNIFNESRKGRQEVILIAGECGIGKTTLVKQIEPEVLKYRGYFVTGKYESINYNIPYYGLIKAFQELIDRLLIEPEANLNLWRNKLLTALGNNGQIIIDLIPQLELIIGKQNTVTTLAPAEERHRFNLVWLNFIKVFATAAHPLVIFLDDLQWADSASLNLVQILLTTSTIQYLLIIGAYRTEEVDRQHPLSLVIDEIQTNIPIKNLLINGLTVNEINHLIVDSFMCKLPESKSLAELVLQKTAGNPFFMNRWLKFLYQEKLIFFEFPTGWHWDLELIKTTASAANVIELIIKKLHDLSENTQQVLKIAACIGDHFELKTLALVINQSLAETALNLTEAVKQGSIIPNGNQYKYLQTYLQEGNNNFQIDYKFIHDRVQQTVYSLLSESEKQSIHLKIGRILLDLTPFNNLSEKIFTIVNHLNLGRELITEPNEKQRLIQLNLLAGKKAQASSAYTAALTYFNLGRELLEPTRWLHSYQLTLELYSCTAEAAYLNGDYLQMEKLSEIVLRQAKTPLERVAVYRVKIQAYIAQNQFLKAIATAREVLQTLGVNLPRHPSQWDLIWGRFKTKLALKEKNTSDLANLPLMKDADKLAAMKTIASVCTPTYFIAPKLWQLMVFQKIQLSLKYGNAPGSPFGYADYGMLLAVEGNFKASYEFAQLALNLLSRLQATEFKSKTFLLVNIYIRHWKEHLKETLAPLLEAYQVGLTMGDLEYAVFCLVFRFYHSYLVGRELSEIAAEMATYDKAIANFNLKTPLYVHKIYYQVILNLLGETENPCCLVGRSYDETKHLALHEAKQDRYTIFHLYLNKLILCYLFADYPQAVVYAEQTEELLLTGAVGMLLVPVFYFYASLTHLAIFPSATKSQQRKILTKVANNQNKMQTWAHYAPMNYLHKYYLVEAEQYRLLGKTSQAIETYDRALNLAKEHQYLQETALIEELTAKFYLDWGKIQLARIYLSNARDLYLSWGAIAKVKDLEQRYPQLLSSVTSDRLSAITTSSTRKEVLELTTVIKASQTLSMEMLLDKLLEKLIQILIENAGAEKGCLILETQGKLSIEARGTVNSDRVTVFESIPLEAFEARSLVSTAIINYVVRTQESIVIKDATIENRFNQDTYIIEHQPRSILCIPLCDRGKLVGILYLENNLTTDAFTPERVEILQLLSTQAAISLENARLYNEMELRVKERTAELTQANQQLKQLTAELQRSNQELEQFAYIASHDLQEPLRAVASYTQMLAKRYQGKLDEKADIYLGFALNGATRMQQLIQDLLTYSRVGRHQLKRETTDCNLVVKKVLKDLQIIIKETQAAIAFDSLPTISADITQITLLFQNLISNALKYRSEASPQISITAIQQEATWLFQVCDNGIGIEPQYAEQIFNIFERLHPQDEYPGTGLGLAICQKIVERHGGKIWVESQLGRGASFYFELPIIGKFLQVTNDQ, encoded by the coding sequence ATGAATTTCATTCCAGGCTACGAGGTTGTTGAATTATTGGATGAGAGTAGTAAGTCTTTAGTTTATCGCGGATGGAGAATTAAAGACCGCTTGCCCGTAATTTTAAAAATACTCAATTCCTATTCTTCTGTAGAAGATATTGCTCGTTTTCGTTTGGAATATGAAATAACTCGCAGCTTTAATTTGGAAGGGGTGGTTAAAGCTTACGGATTGGAAGCTTATAATAGCAATCTAGCCATCGTTCTGGAAGATTTTGGTGGTAAATCTTTAAATAAACTAATATCTCATCAAAAATTTAGTTTAAAAGAATCACTAGAATTGGCTAAAGAAATTGCTCTAATTTTAGGACAAATTCATCTGCAAAAGATCGTACATAAGGATATTAATCCCTCTAATATTGTTTTTAATCCAGCTACCAAACAATTAAAGTTAATTGATTTTGGAATTGCCAGTGATTTATCTACAGACAATTATATAATTACTTATCCTCATATTTTAGAAGGTAGTTTAGCTTATATCTCTCCCGAACAAACGGGTAGAATGAATCGACATTTAGACTATCGTACTGATTTTTATAGTTTAGGAATTACGCTTTATCAATTATTATGCGATCGCCTTCCTTTTACGGGAACAGAACCAATAGAGTTGCTTCATTGTCATCTAGCAAAACAAGCGATCACACCGCGAGAAATAAATCAACAAATTCCTACTGTTGTTTCTAATTTAGTCATGAAACTATTGGCTAAAAATCCTGAAGAACGTTATCAAAGTAGTTGGGGTATTTGTCAGGATTTAGAGGAGTGTTTGCAGCAATTAGAAACTAACAATACAGTTGAAGATTTTGTTTTAGCTAGTCAAGATATTGTAGAAAAATGGCAGCTTTCAGAAAAGTTATATGGCAGAAAAAAAGAATTATTCTTGATCTTGAATATTTTTAATGAATCTAGGAAAGGACGACAAGAAGTAATTTTAATAGCTGGAGAGTGTGGAATTGGCAAAACAACTTTAGTAAAACAAATAGAACCAGAGGTTTTAAAATATCGCGGTTATTTTGTTACAGGAAAATATGAATCTATTAACTATAATATTCCTTATTATGGATTAATTAAAGCTTTTCAAGAACTAATTGATCGCTTGCTGATTGAACCTGAAGCGAATTTAAATCTATGGCGAAATAAATTGTTAACTGCTTTGGGTAATAACGGACAAATTATTATCGATTTGATTCCTCAATTAGAATTAATTATTGGCAAGCAAAATACTGTAACAACATTAGCCCCTGCGGAAGAACGACATCGGTTTAATTTAGTTTGGCTAAACTTTATTAAGGTTTTTGCGACAGCAGCTCATCCTTTAGTAATTTTTTTAGATGATTTACAGTGGGCGGATTCTGCTTCTTTAAATTTAGTCCAAATACTATTAACTACTTCAACTATTCAATATTTGCTGATTATAGGAGCTTATCGTACTGAAGAGGTAGATCGACAACATCCTTTAAGTTTAGTCATCGACGAAATTCAAACTAATATACCAATTAAAAATCTTCTGATTAATGGTTTGACTGTGAATGAAATTAATCACTTAATTGTCGATAGTTTCATGTGTAAATTGCCTGAAAGTAAATCATTAGCAGAATTAGTTTTACAAAAAACTGCTGGCAATCCATTTTTTATGAATCGCTGGTTAAAATTTCTCTACCAAGAAAAATTAATTTTTTTTGAATTTCCTACAGGATGGCATTGGGATTTAGAGTTAATTAAAACTACAGCAAGTGCAGCCAATGTGATCGAGTTAATTATTAAAAAACTGCACGATCTATCAGAAAATACACAACAAGTCTTAAAAATAGCTGCTTGTATTGGCGATCACTTTGAGTTAAAAACTCTCGCTTTAGTTATTAATCAATCTCTGGCTGAAACTGCTCTTAATCTTACAGAAGCAGTCAAACAAGGCTCGATTATACCTAATGGTAATCAATATAAATACTTGCAAACTTATCTTCAAGAAGGAAATAATAATTTTCAGATTGATTATAAGTTTATCCACGATCGCGTTCAGCAAACAGTTTATTCTTTACTTTCAGAATCAGAAAAACAGTCTATTCATTTAAAAATTGGTCGAATTTTATTAGATTTAACGCCTTTTAACAATTTATCAGAAAAAATCTTTACTATTGTCAATCATCTAAATTTAGGTAGGGAATTAATTACCGAACCAAATGAAAAACAGCGATTAATACAGTTAAATTTGTTAGCAGGAAAAAAAGCGCAAGCTTCCTCAGCATATACAGCAGCATTAACTTATTTTAATTTAGGTAGAGAGTTATTAGAACCAACCAGATGGTTGCATTCTTATCAATTGACACTAGAGCTTTATAGTTGTACCGCCGAAGCAGCTTACTTAAATGGTGACTATCTACAAATGGAAAAATTAAGCGAGATAGTGCTACGCCAAGCAAAAACGCCTTTAGAAAGAGTTGCAGTATATCGAGTCAAAATTCAAGCCTATATCGCGCAAAATCAATTTTTAAAAGCGATCGCAACTGCCAGAGAAGTTTTACAAACTTTGGGAGTAAACTTACCGCGACATCCCAGTCAGTGGGATTTAATTTGGGGTAGATTCAAAACTAAATTGGCGTTAAAAGAAAAAAATACTTCAGATTTAGCTAATTTACCTTTAATGAAGGATGCTGACAAGCTCGCTGCCATGAAAACTATTGCTAGCGTCTGCACTCCCACCTATTTTATTGCTCCTAAGTTGTGGCAATTGATGGTATTTCAAAAAATTCAATTATCTTTAAAATACGGTAACGCCCCTGGTTCGCCCTTTGGCTATGCCGATTATGGGATGCTTTTGGCAGTAGAAGGGAATTTTAAAGCAAGTTACGAATTTGCCCAGTTAGCTTTAAATTTACTCTCTCGTTTACAAGCCACAGAATTTAAATCTAAAACATTTTTACTGGTTAATATCTACATTCGCCACTGGAAAGAGCATTTAAAAGAGACTTTAGCACCTTTGTTAGAAGCCTATCAGGTTGGATTAACAATGGGAGATTTAGAATATGCTGTTTTTTGTCTAGTATTTCGCTTTTATCACTCCTATTTAGTAGGGAGAGAGCTTTCCGAAATAGCAGCAGAAATGGCAACCTACGATAAGGCGATCGCTAATTTTAATTTAAAAACACCCCTATATGTGCATAAAATCTATTACCAAGTAATTTTAAATTTACTAGGAGAAACAGAAAATCCTTGCTGTTTGGTTGGTAGAAGTTATGACGAAACAAAACATTTAGCCTTACATGAAGCAAAACAAGACCGCTATACAATTTTTCATCTCTATCTCAATAAATTAATTCTCTGTTATTTATTCGCTGACTATCCTCAAGCAGTTGTTTATGCGGAACAAACCGAAGAATTATTATTAACAGGTGCGGTGGGAATGCTCCTTGTGCCAGTATTTTATTTTTATGCTTCCCTGACTCATCTGGCTATTTTTCCCTCTGCTACTAAATCCCAACAACGAAAAATTTTAACCAAAGTTGCCAACAATCAAAACAAAATGCAGACTTGGGCGCATTATGCACCGATGAACTATTTACACAAATATTATTTAGTAGAAGCGGAACAGTATCGCCTGTTGGGTAAAACCAGTCAAGCTATAGAAACCTATGATCGCGCTTTAAATTTAGCCAAAGAACATCAATACTTACAGGAAACAGCCTTAATTGAAGAATTAACTGCCAAATTCTATCTCGATTGGGGCAAAATCCAACTTGCCAGAATTTATCTGAGCAATGCCCGCGATCTCTATTTAAGCTGGGGTGCAATAGCAAAAGTCAAAGATTTAGAGCAACGCTATCCTCAACTATTATCCTCCGTCACTAGCGATCGCTTATCTGCAATTACTACTTCTAGCACCAGGAAAGAAGTTTTAGAGTTAACCACCGTCATCAAAGCCTCTCAAACTCTTTCAATGGAAATGTTGCTCGATAAATTACTAGAAAAATTAATTCAGATTTTAATCGAAAATGCGGGAGCAGAAAAAGGCTGCTTAATATTAGAAACCCAAGGTAAATTATCAATTGAAGCTAGAGGAACTGTAAATAGCGATCGCGTTACTGTTTTTGAGTCGATACCTTTGGAAGCTTTTGAAGCTCGCTCTCTTGTTTCTACTGCCATTATTAACTATGTCGTTCGCACCCAAGAAAGCATAGTCATTAAAGATGCAACCATAGAAAATAGATTTAACCAAGACACCTATATCATCGAACATCAACCGCGATCGATACTTTGCATTCCCTTATGCGATCGCGGTAAACTGGTAGGCATTCTCTATTTAGAAAATAATTTAACCACTGATGCCTTTACTCCAGAACGAGTGGAAATTCTTCAGCTACTATCAACTCAAGCAGCCATTTCTCTAGAAAATGCCCGTCTCTACAATGAAATGGAACTACGAGTTAAAGAAAGAACCGCCGAGCTTACTCAAGCCAATCAACAATTAAAACAACTAACCGCAGAATTACAACGTTCCAACCAAGAATTAGAGCAATTTGCTTATATTGCCTCCCACGACTTACAAGAACCCCTACGAGCCGTTGCCAGTTATACCCAGATGCTAGCCAAACGTTATCAGGGAAAATTAGACGAAAAAGCCGATATTTACCTCGGTTTTGCCCTAAACGGCGCGACGCGGATGCAACAGTTAATTCAAGACTTGTTAACTTACTCCAGAGTAGGCAGACATCAATTAAAGCGGGAAACAACAGATTGTAATCTAGTAGTCAAAAAAGTCCTCAAAGACTTACAAATTATCATCAAAGAAACCCAAGCTGCGATCGCTTTTGATTCGTTACCCACCATCTCCGCCGATATTACCCAAATAACTCTATTATTTCAAAATCTCATTAGTAACGCTTTAAAATATCGTAGCGAAGCATCACCCCAAATATCGATTACAGCAATTCAGCAGGAGGCAACCTGGCTGTTTCAAGTTTGCGATAACGGTATTGGCATAGAACCTCAATATGCCGAACAAATCTTTAACATTTTCGAGCGTCTTCACCCTCAAGATGAATATCCAGGTACGGGTTTAGGCTTGGCAATTTGTCAAAAAATCGTCGAACGACACGGAGGCAAGATTTGGGTAGAGTCACAATTGGGTAGAGGTGCATCATTTTATTTTGAATTGCCAATTATAGGAAAATTTTTACAAGTGACCAATGACCAATGA
- a CDS encoding hydroxyneurosporene-O-methyltransferase, translating into MNKPEVPPFMTMVEMISSFWVSRAIYIVAKLGIADLLEEQPQTAEKLAELTDTHAPSLYRLLRALASVGIVVEDERRHFALTPLGDTLRTNAPNSLRFFAIAELGSDHYLGWGNLLHSIKTGEIAFDNVARMNIWEYYQQHPEDGKPFERAMTNVTKTILETVLTSYDFSGFSRVVDVGGGRGSLLAAILQSNLSVRGVLFDLPTVIDSAKTIFESEGLRDRCDLVAGDFFTSVPTGGDAYLLKWIIHDWEEAKALTILKNCHQAMVDGGKLLLFEQVIPTGNEPNFAKLLDLNMLVMTGGRERTEAEYQTLLQLAGFKLTRIVATDSPTSIIEAVKN; encoded by the coding sequence ATGAATAAACCTGAAGTTCCACCTTTTATGACTATGGTGGAAATGATTTCTAGTTTTTGGGTATCGCGAGCTATTTATATTGTTGCTAAGTTGGGTATTGCCGATTTATTGGAGGAACAACCCCAAACGGCAGAAAAATTAGCCGAATTGACAGATACTCATGCTCCCTCTCTTTATCGTCTCCTTCGAGCATTGGCTAGTGTTGGTATTGTGGTTGAAGATGAACGCCGTCATTTTGCCTTAACTCCTCTAGGGGATACCCTGAGAACAAATGCACCAAATTCTTTGCGCTTTTTTGCGATCGCCGAACTGGGTTCGGATCATTATTTGGGGTGGGGAAATCTCTTACACAGCATTAAAACTGGTGAAATCGCCTTTGATAATGTCGCAAGAATGAACATCTGGGAATATTATCAGCAGCATCCTGAAGATGGTAAGCCTTTTGAACGGGCAATGACTAATGTGACTAAAACAATTTTAGAGACGGTGCTGACTAGTTATGATTTCTCTGGATTTAGTCGGGTGGTAGATGTCGGCGGAGGAAGAGGTAGTTTACTAGCTGCTATTTTGCAATCTAATCTCAGTGTTCGCGGTGTTCTCTTCGATTTGCCTACAGTAATCGATAGTGCTAAAACAATCTTTGAGTCAGAGGGTTTGCGCGATCGCTGTGATTTAGTAGCGGGAGATTTTTTTACCTCTGTGCCTACTGGTGGCGATGCCTACTTGCTTAAGTGGATTATTCACGACTGGGAAGAAGCAAAAGCGTTAACTATCTTAAAAAACTGCCATCAGGCTATGGTGGATGGGGGTAAGTTGTTACTGTTCGAGCAAGTTATTCCTACTGGTAATGAGCCTAATTTTGCTAAACTACTCGATCTCAATATGTTAGTCATGACTGGTGGAAGAGAACGCACTGAGGCGGAATATCAAACCTTACTCCAATTAGCAGGTTTTAAGTTAACTCGGATCGTAGCGACTGACTCTCCCACTAGTATTATTGAAGCGGTGAAAAATTGA